The Brachyspira aalborgi genome has a segment encoding these proteins:
- the galT gene encoding galactose-1-phosphate uridylyltransferase, translating to MAELRYNQLLGDYVMIASHRQDRPQMPKDYCPFCPGSGKVPDSYDVYKYDNDFPALSFEPPLPDNVDNGKLFIAKPSIGKCEVILYSSNHNTTLPELSVEHITKLVKLWQERMVEIAKNKKIKYIMPFENKGEVVGVTMPHPHGQIYGYSWIPLRIKRKIEMALSYYNINQKSLFEDMLNQEIEDGRRIIFENEHFVCFLPFASEYPYGIMIMPKKNVIAINKFNKKETVSLADALKKATTTLDLLFDIKFPYMMCMYSAPVNDGFNYKDIWRYHIEFFPPMRSKEKQKFNASSETGAWASCNPTSPEAMAASLRTAYFRYMGL from the coding sequence ATGGCAGAATTGCGTTATAATCAATTGCTTGGAGATTATGTTATGATAGCGAGTCATAGGCAGGACCGTCCGCAAATGCCTAAAGATTATTGTCCTTTTTGTCCAGGAAGCGGAAAAGTTCCAGATAGTTACGATGTTTATAAATACGATAACGATTTCCCCGCTTTATCTTTCGAGCCGCCTTTGCCTGATAATGTCGATAATGGAAAATTATTTATAGCAAAACCTTCGATTGGAAAATGCGAAGTAATTTTATATTCTTCAAACCATAATACTACATTGCCCGAACTTTCAGTAGAACATATAACGAAACTAGTCAAATTATGGCAGGAGAGAATGGTTGAAATCGCTAAAAATAAAAAGATAAAATATATTATGCCTTTTGAAAATAAGGGCGAAGTTGTCGGAGTGACTATGCCTCATCCGCATGGACAAATTTACGGTTATAGTTGGATTCCTTTAAGAATAAAAAGAAAAATAGAAATGGCTTTATCTTATTATAATATTAATCAAAAATCTTTATTTGAAGATATGCTTAATCAAGAAATTGAAGACGGAAGAAGAATAATTTTTGAAAACGAACATTTTGTATGCTTTTTGCCTTTTGCAAGCGAATATCCTTACGGAATAATGATTATGCCTAAAAAAAATGTTATCGCTATTAATAAATTTAATAAAAAAGAAACGGTTTCTTTAGCGGACGCTTTAAAAAAAGCCACAACTACTTTAGATTTGCTTTTTGATATAAAATTTCCTTATATGATGTGTATGTATAGCGCTCCCGTTAATGACGGTTTTAATTATAAGGATATTTGGCGTTATCATATAGAATTTTTTCCTCCGATGAGAAGCAAAGAAAAACAAAAATTTAACGCTTCTTCCGAAACGGGCGCTTGGGCTTCATGCAATCCGACAAGTCCAGAGGCAATGGCTGCAAGTTTGAGAACGGCATATTTTAGATATATGGGTTTATAA
- a CDS encoding glycosyltransferase, whose product MSLKVSVIIPHRIGEKIENTLAGIYMSDYDKNKIEIFQAEGTHPTVQRNECIKQASGDIVYFIDNDSMANPNNIKKAVEIFEKNENVAIVGGPAIHKANSSKERYIDRCMQSYYAVGPIANRYSINKSSYREGTDRDVILCNLFIRLNVLFEAGLFNESLYPNEENALIDKILSLGYKLMYDPQIIVKRPPRKNLRLYIKMLLNYGRGRLEQLYRDFNKKNLIFTLPAFFSLYIIILPTVFIIFQISKINYIAFYFIPLIIYLIITLLAGIITALKERGFFNKIKGFFVYPYMFFLTHFFYGLGFFYGIIRIAKGFQRTVKFNITKYKSFE is encoded by the coding sequence ATGTCGTTAAAAGTAAGCGTTATAATTCCTCATAGAATCGGAGAAAAAATAGAAAATACTCTTGCGGGCATATATATGTCCGATTACGATAAAAATAAAATAGAGATTTTTCAAGCCGAAGGAACTCATCCAACCGTTCAAAGAAACGAATGCATAAAACAAGCTTCTGGAGATATAGTTTATTTTATAGATAATGATTCTATGGCAAATCCTAATAATATAAAAAAAGCGGTTGAAATATTTGAGAAAAACGAAAATGTGGCTATAGTCGGAGGTCCTGCAATTCATAAAGCGAACTCTTCAAAAGAAAGATATATAGACAGATGCATGCAATCTTATTACGCGGTAGGACCTATAGCGAATAGATACAGCATAAATAAATCATCGTATAGAGAAGGAACGGACAGAGATGTTATACTTTGCAATTTATTTATAAGGCTTAATGTTTTATTCGAGGCGGGACTTTTTAACGAGAGTTTATATCCTAACGAAGAAAACGCTTTGATAGATAAAATTCTTTCGCTTGGTTATAAATTAATGTATGACCCGCAAATAATAGTTAAAAGACCGCCAAGAAAAAATTTAAGATTATATATAAAGATGCTTTTAAATTATGGAAGAGGAAGATTAGAACAACTTTATAGAGATTTTAATAAAAAAAATTTGATATTTACTCTTCCAGCGTTTTTCAGTTTGTATATAATTATTTTGCCTACAGTTTTTATTATTTTTCAGATTAGCAAAATAAATTATATCGCATTTTATTTTATTCCATTAATTATTTATTTAATAATAACTTTACTAGCGGGAATAATTACAGCCTTAAAAGAAAGAGGGTTTTTCAATAAAATTAAAGGCTTTTTCGTTTATCCTTATATGTTTTTTTTAACGCATTTTTTTTACGGACTCGGATTTTTTTACGGAATAATTAGAATCGCAAAAGGATTTCAGAGGACGGTTAAATTTAATATAACTAAATATAAATCTTTTGAATAA
- a CDS encoding superinfection immunity protein yields the protein MESIIIFLILFAMVVYFLPIIVAFIRKNNNCLAIFILNLFLGWTFVGWVIALVWACTNTQINR from the coding sequence ATGGAATCTATCATAATTTTTTTGATTTTATTCGCTATGGTTGTTTATTTTCTACCAATTATTGTAGCTTTTATTAGAAAGAATAATAATTGTTTGGCTATTTTTATATTAAATTTATTTTTGGGTTGGACTTTTGTCGGTTGGGTTATAGCTTTAGTATGGGCTTGCACAAATACTCAAATTAATCGATAG
- a CDS encoding Eco57I restriction-modification methylase domain-containing protein — MKRELGQYFTTYNPFQNSGFLNWAYECDLIKTTILEPFAGSNNLINMLQDMGLCADFKSFDIEPKNKFVKRRDTLKNFPKGFKVCITNPPYLAQNSAKRRNLEFPNIIYDDLYKYSLEKCLEYCDYVGAIIPASFFNANIFRERLSHYILLNSKMFNDTEHPVCLALFKKSSEDVDLYNDNKYLGKLSDLKKKLPKSNINMDIRFNVPNGNLGLIAIDNTIEPSIKFVNGEEISPDRIRVSSRSITRIMIPTKYKINNIIEKLNYNLNIFRKETYDLFLTPFKGLRKDNYYRRRLDYKLAKKLIEETLYGL; from the coding sequence ATGAAAAGAGAACTTGGACAATATTTTACTACATATAATCCTTTTCAAAATAGCGGATTTCTTAATTGGGCTTATGAATGTGATTTAATCAAGACTACTATTTTAGAGCCTTTTGCGGGTTCTAATAATTTAATAAATATGCTTCAAGATATGGGTTTATGCGCAGATTTTAAAAGTTTTGATATAGAGCCTAAAAATAAATTTGTCAAAAGAAGAGACACTTTAAAAAACTTTCCGAAAGGTTTTAAAGTATGCATTACAAATCCTCCGTATTTGGCTCAAAATTCTGCTAAAAGACGAAATTTAGAATTTCCAAATATTATTTATGACGATTTATATAAATACTCTTTAGAAAAATGTTTAGAATATTGCGATTATGTCGGCGCTATAATTCCCGCTTCTTTTTTTAACGCTAATATTTTTAGAGAAAGATTAAGCCATTATATTTTATTAAATTCAAAAATGTTTAACGATACCGAGCATCCCGTTTGTTTGGCATTATTTAAAAAATCTTCCGAAGATGTGGATTTATACAACGATAATAAATATTTAGGTAAATTAAGCGATTTAAAGAAAAAACTTCCAAAATCAAATATCAATATGGATATTCGCTTTAATGTTCCAAATGGAAATTTGGGATTAATAGCGATTGATAATACAATAGAACCTTCAATAAAATTTGTAAATGGCGAAGAAATATCGCCCGACAGAATAAGAGTTTCTTCAAGAAGCATAACAAGAATAATGATTCCAACAAAATATAAAATTAATAATATAATAGAGAAATTAAACTATAATCTTAATATATTTAGAAAAGAAACTTACGATTTATTTTTAACTCCTTTTAAGGGCTTGAGAAAAGATAATTATTACAGAAGAAGATTAGATTATAAACTTGCTAAAAAACTTATAGAGGAAACTTTATATGGACTATAA